GCTGAGCCTGACGCAAAGTGCGGTGAGCAAGCAGGTGTCACAATTGGAAGTAACGCTGCAACATCCGTTGTTTAGGAGGGTGAGAAAGCGCCTGCACCTGACGCCAGAGGGGGCGGTCTATCTTGGCGAAGCGCGTAAAATACTAGCCCAGGTCGAAATGTCTACGCGTTATATGCAGTCTTATGGCGTAGAGGCAGATGTACTGAATATTGCCACGTTGCCCACCTTTGGGGCGCGTTGGCTTATCCCAAGACTCAACGGATTCCGCTTTAAGCATCCAGATATTAATCTTAATATTTCTAACCGTACCGAGCCGTTTGATATGCAAAAAGAGCGCATAGAGGCGGCTTTCTTTTTTGGCCATGGTGTATGGCCGCGGGCTGAGTGTATTAAGTTACTAGATGAAGACGTGGTGCCTGTCTGCGCGCCCTCCACTATGGAGCAGACGACCGTACGCGACCCATTGGATTTAACAGACATGGTGTTGTTACAGGTTTCTACTCGGCCCGAGGGGTGGCATGACTGGTTTGAAGCACAAGATCTATATACGGAGCACAGCTACCATGGGCCAAGATTCGATACGTTCTATATGGCGTTAAGATCTGCCCGCGCGGGCTGCGGTGTTGCACTAGTGCCAAGGTTTCTTGCCCAAGAAGAGCTTGATGAGGGGAAATTAGTCATTCCTTGGCAGTTCTCGCTTAAAAGCCAGGATGCTTACTACATGGCCTACCCAGAACATATGGTCGACGTTTATAAACTGCGCGTTTTTATTGACTGGATACGAGCTCGTTTGGATTAGTTGTTAGTTGTTAGTTGTTAGTTGTTAGTTGTTAGTTGTTAGTTGTTAGTTGTTAGGGCGACGGGTAAATGGTCGGGCAGGCGCTTTAGTTCTTCTAAGGGTATGGGGCGTGCGAATAGGTACCCTTGGAGTAGGTCACAGTGGCGGCGAGTGAGGTCTT
This genomic window from Halomonas sp. TD01 contains:
- a CDS encoding LysR substrate-binding domain-containing protein, which gives rise to MRRRNLPSLTSLNCFEAAARHLSFTRAADELSLTQSAVSKQVSQLEVTLQHPLFRRVRKRLHLTPEGAVYLGEARKILAQVEMSTRYMQSYGVEADVLNIATLPTFGARWLIPRLNGFRFKHPDINLNISNRTEPFDMQKERIEAAFFFGHGVWPRAECIKLLDEDVVPVCAPSTMEQTTVRDPLDLTDMVLLQVSTRPEGWHDWFEAQDLYTEHSYHGPRFDTFYMALRSARAGCGVALVPRFLAQEELDEGKLVIPWQFSLKSQDAYYMAYPEHMVDVYKLRVFIDWIRARLD